In Achromobacter xylosoxidans A8, a single window of DNA contains:
- a CDS encoding TauD/TfdA dioxygenase family protein has product MMNAIPLSPLIGAAVHDVDLETLDDAAFEDVNALFLRHQLLVFKNQRLSPEGQLRFSRRLGELDIHVLAQYNHAEYPEIFVLSNEVKNGVPAGIADGGSYWHSDFAFRECPAKATILNAQLIPPEGGNTLFINMYRAYEELDGAVQSQLAGLQAVHRYRPKNTRAEEGTQVKMDASQLAGTPDVEHPIVRTHPETGRKALYVHPGMTAEVSGWGEADSQELLERLFAHCTQEKYQYALQWEPGDVVMWDNRCVMHKATTRELPASMRRTIYRTTVMGERPV; this is encoded by the coding sequence ATGATGAATGCGATACCCCTGAGCCCGCTGATCGGCGCGGCCGTGCATGACGTGGATCTGGAAACGCTGGACGACGCGGCGTTCGAGGATGTGAACGCGCTGTTCCTGCGCCATCAGTTGCTGGTTTTCAAGAACCAGCGCCTGTCGCCCGAAGGCCAGTTGCGCTTCAGCCGTCGCCTGGGCGAGCTGGATATTCACGTGCTGGCCCAGTACAACCACGCTGAGTATCCCGAGATATTCGTGCTGTCCAACGAGGTCAAGAACGGCGTGCCGGCAGGCATCGCCGACGGCGGTTCGTACTGGCATTCGGATTTCGCCTTCCGCGAATGTCCGGCCAAGGCCACCATCCTCAATGCCCAACTGATACCGCCGGAAGGCGGCAACACCTTGTTCATCAATATGTACCGGGCCTACGAGGAACTGGACGGCGCCGTCCAATCCCAGCTGGCGGGCCTGCAGGCAGTGCACCGCTACCGGCCCAAGAACACCAGGGCCGAGGAGGGCACCCAGGTGAAGATGGACGCCAGCCAACTGGCAGGCACGCCCGACGTGGAACACCCCATCGTGCGCACGCATCCGGAGACGGGTCGCAAGGCGCTGTATGTGCACCCTGGCATGACCGCCGAAGTATCCGGCTGGGGCGAGGCGGACAGCCAGGAACTGCTGGAACGCTTGTTCGCGCATTGCACGCAGGAGAAGTACCAGTACGCGCTGCAATGGGAACCGGGCGACGTGGTCATGTGGGACAACCGCTGCGTGATGCACAAGGCCACCACCCGCGAACTGCCAGCCAGCATGCGGCGCACGATCTACCGCACGACGGTCATGGGCGAGCGTCCCGTCTAG
- a CDS encoding biotin transporter BioY gives MKSSNTVLIALFAALIVVLSLIPPIPLPAIPVPVTLQTLGAMLAGAMLGPVRGALACLLYLALAAVGLPVLPGGRGGLGAFFGPTGGFLVGLVVGAFVTGWLARSLAGRAVGGWAKFAGYVVACVVGGIAVVYACGVPWLAAVTKMGLAKAAMAVAVFLPGDLAKAVVAAWVASRVERVWPMLGR, from the coding sequence GTGAAATCCAGTAATACCGTGCTGATTGCGCTGTTCGCGGCGCTGATCGTGGTCCTGAGTCTGATTCCGCCGATTCCGCTGCCGGCCATCCCGGTGCCGGTGACGCTGCAGACCCTGGGGGCCATGCTGGCGGGCGCGATGCTCGGACCCGTCCGCGGCGCGCTGGCCTGCCTGCTGTACCTGGCGCTGGCGGCGGTCGGGCTGCCCGTGCTGCCGGGCGGCCGGGGAGGGCTGGGCGCCTTCTTTGGGCCAACGGGCGGCTTCCTTGTCGGCTTGGTAGTGGGCGCCTTCGTGACGGGCTGGCTGGCGCGCAGCCTCGCGGGACGCGCCGTCGGCGGCTGGGCGAAGTTCGCCGGCTATGTGGTCGCATGCGTGGTCGGCGGCATCGCCGTGGTCTACGCCTGCGGCGTGCCATGGCTGGCCGCGGTGACGAAGATGGGCCTGGCCAAGGCGGCGATGGCGGTAGCCGTATTCCTGCCCGGCGACTTGGCCAAGGCCGTGGTCGCGGCCTGGGTAGCGTCGCGGGTTGAGCGCGTGTGGCCGATGTTGGGGCGCTGA
- the msrB gene encoding peptide-methionine (R)-S-oxide reductase MsrB, with product MDKVRKSDAEWRAQLSPEEYVVTREKGTERAFTGRYWNTFSHGIYRCVGCGTALFASDTKFDAGCGWPSYFQALDPELVREERDTTHGMVRTEVLCNVCDSHLGHVFPDGPEPTGLRYCINSLSMTFEPIED from the coding sequence ATGGACAAAGTACGAAAATCCGACGCCGAATGGCGTGCCCAGCTTTCCCCCGAAGAATACGTCGTCACCCGTGAAAAGGGTACCGAACGGGCCTTCACCGGGCGCTACTGGAATACGTTCAGCCACGGCATCTACCGCTGCGTGGGCTGTGGCACGGCGCTGTTCGCTTCCGACACCAAATTCGATGCCGGCTGCGGCTGGCCCAGCTATTTCCAGGCGCTGGATCCGGAACTGGTGCGCGAAGAACGCGACACCACCCACGGCATGGTCCGCACCGAAGTGCTGTGCAACGTCTGCGACTCGCACCTGGGACACGTCTTCCCCGACGGCCCCGAGCCCACCGGACTGCGCTATTGCATCAATTCCCTGTCGATGACGTTTGAACCCATAGAAGACTGA
- a CDS encoding energy-coupling factor transporter transmembrane component T family protein — MMEPLYVAGDSFLHRLPAWLKLLALMAAGAGLFLLRDPRWLAPAFLAAAALVWSTGVAAATVWRQVKGLAWVLLAVGAFTAWFQGGMEALAVLLRVAAMVGLALAVTLATRTSDLIAVCEKALMPLERMRLVDAGKVALALALALRFVPEIWRNFQEIREAQAARGLGANPVALIVPLIVLTLKRAQEVSEAIDARSH; from the coding sequence ATGATGGAACCGCTGTACGTCGCGGGCGACTCCTTCCTGCACCGGCTGCCGGCGTGGCTGAAGCTGTTGGCCCTGATGGCGGCGGGCGCGGGCCTGTTCCTGTTGCGTGACCCGCGTTGGCTGGCGCCAGCCTTCCTGGCGGCGGCCGCGCTGGTCTGGTCCACGGGCGTGGCCGCAGCCACGGTCTGGCGCCAGGTAAAAGGATTGGCATGGGTGCTATTGGCCGTGGGCGCGTTCACCGCCTGGTTCCAGGGCGGGATGGAGGCGCTGGCCGTGCTGCTGCGCGTCGCTGCGATGGTCGGGCTGGCATTGGCTGTCACGCTCGCCACCCGCACGTCCGATCTGATCGCCGTCTGCGAAAAGGCGCTGATGCCGCTTGAACGCATGCGGCTGGTGGATGCCGGCAAGGTCGCGCTGGCCCTGGCGCTGGCCCTGCGTTTCGTGCCCGAGATCTGGCGCAATTTCCAGGAAATCCGCGAAGCGCAGGCGGCCCGCGGGCTGGGCGCCAATCCGGTGGCGCTGATCGTGCCCCTGATCGTGCTGACGCTGAAAAGGGCGCAGGAAGTATCCGAAGCAATAGACGCGCGCAGCCACTGA
- a CDS encoding septation protein A: protein MKKFLFDLFPLFLFFIAYRYTDIFIATGVAMAAAVLQIVWLKATGRATEAMHWINLTVILVFGGATIWLHSDVFIKWKPTVLYWLFGGALVFARLLFGRNLIRRLMEKQIQLPDAAWERLNLVWAGFFLIAGALNLYVAFSGHFTESQWVSFKAFGLMGLMVVFVIGQSIWLGKHIQTEDQAPSSDTPPRQP, encoded by the coding sequence ATGAAGAAGTTCCTGTTCGACCTGTTTCCGCTGTTCCTGTTCTTCATTGCCTATCGGTACACGGACATTTTCATCGCCACGGGCGTCGCCATGGCCGCGGCCGTGCTGCAGATCGTCTGGCTGAAGGCGACGGGCCGCGCCACCGAGGCCATGCACTGGATCAACCTGACCGTCATCCTGGTATTCGGCGGGGCCACGATCTGGCTGCACAGCGACGTCTTCATCAAGTGGAAGCCCACGGTGCTGTATTGGCTATTCGGCGGCGCGCTGGTGTTTGCGCGCCTGCTGTTCGGCCGCAACCTGATCCGCCGCCTGATGGAAAAGCAGATCCAGCTGCCTGACGCCGCCTGGGAGCGGCTGAACCTGGTCTGGGCCGGCTTCTTCCTGATCGCGGGCGCGCTCAACCTGTACGTGGCGTTTTCCGGCCATTTCACCGAATCTCAATGGGTCAGCTTCAAGGCCTTCGGCCTGATGGGCCTGATGGTGGTCTTCGTGATCGGCCAGTCGATCTGGCTGGGCAAGCACATCCAGACGGAGGATCAGGCCCCCTCCTCCGACACCCCGCCCCGCCAGCCCTGA
- a CDS encoding IclR family transcriptional regulator C-terminal domain-containing protein — protein MDTTLPEPKERKEEFLDSLANGLQLLQIYATGVASVTVQEAAEQLDVTRAASRRILLTLEKLGYVRQDGRDFSPTPKVMDLGYAYFASLSLPKLTRATMREVAQTVGETCSLGVLDRQHVVFLAREEGPKLLKLDLSVGSRLPAYAHSLGRTLLSTLDDEALDEYLENADLKRLTPYTTVSRSALRKLIRQVRQDGYCISVSELVDGFAGVAVPLYNHEGKAVAGLSVSMVLGSREPEELKRQHLPALQRAAAAIRDMMPRSTI, from the coding sequence ATGGACACGACATTGCCGGAACCGAAAGAAAGGAAAGAGGAGTTTCTGGACAGCCTGGCCAATGGCCTGCAATTGCTGCAGATCTACGCCACGGGCGTGGCCAGCGTGACCGTGCAGGAAGCTGCCGAACAGCTGGACGTGACGCGCGCGGCATCGCGGCGCATCCTGCTGACGCTGGAAAAGCTGGGCTATGTGCGCCAGGACGGCAGGGATTTCTCGCCCACGCCCAAGGTCATGGACCTGGGATACGCCTATTTCGCTTCGCTCAGCCTGCCCAAGCTGACCCGCGCGACCATGCGCGAAGTCGCGCAGACCGTGGGCGAAACCTGCTCGCTGGGCGTGCTGGACCGGCAACACGTCGTATTCCTGGCGCGCGAGGAAGGCCCCAAGCTGCTCAAGCTGGACCTGTCGGTAGGCAGCCGCCTGCCCGCCTACGCCCATTCGCTGGGCCGCACGCTGCTATCCACGCTGGATGACGAAGCGCTCGACGAGTACCTGGAGAACGCGGACCTCAAGCGCCTGACGCCCTACACGACGGTGTCGCGCAGCGCCTTGCGCAAGCTGATCCGGCAGGTGCGCCAGGACGGCTACTGCATTTCGGTCAGCGAATTGGTGGACGGTTTTGCGGGCGTGGCCGTGCCGCTCTACAACCACGAAGGCAAGGCCGTGGCGGGCCTGAGCGTCAGCATGGTGCTCGGATCGCGCGAACCCGAGGAATTGAAGCGGCAGCATCTGCCGGCCTTGCAGCGCGCGGCCGCCGCCATCCGCGACATGATGCCGCGCAGCACCATCTGA
- a CDS encoding energy-coupling factor ABC transporter ATP-binding protein, protein MLIEFDQAVVSTPQAQVLNGVSLTLAERRIGIVGPNGAGKSTLARLINGLVLPSAGSVRVGGLDTRRDLKAVRRQVGFVFQNPENQIVFPIVREDLAFGLKHLAPDRQQREARIDAQLGHLGVGHLADRTSHTLSGGERQLVALAAVLVMEPALIVFDEPTTQLDLRNRNRVRDAIAGLPHDAIVVSHDLELLEDFDRVVVVRDGNIAADDKPAAALRWYREHCA, encoded by the coding sequence ATGTTAATCGAGTTTGACCAGGCGGTTGTTTCCACGCCCCAGGCGCAAGTGCTGAATGGGGTGAGCCTGACGCTGGCCGAACGCCGCATCGGCATCGTCGGTCCCAATGGCGCCGGCAAGAGCACGCTGGCGCGGCTGATCAACGGCTTGGTGCTGCCTTCCGCTGGCAGCGTCAGGGTGGGCGGGCTGGACACCCGCCGCGACCTGAAGGCTGTCCGTCGTCAGGTCGGTTTCGTATTCCAGAATCCCGAAAATCAGATTGTCTTCCCCATCGTCCGCGAGGACCTGGCGTTCGGCCTGAAGCATCTGGCCCCGGACCGGCAGCAACGCGAAGCCCGCATCGACGCCCAATTGGGCCACCTGGGCGTGGGCCATCTGGCGGACCGGACCAGCCACACGCTGTCCGGCGGCGAACGCCAACTGGTGGCGCTGGCCGCGGTGCTGGTGATGGAGCCGGCGCTGATCGTGTTCGACGAACCCACTACCCAGCTGGATCTGCGCAACCGTAATCGTGTGCGCGATGCCATTGCGGGCCTGCCCCATGACGCCATCGTCGTCAGCCACGATCTGGAGCTGCTGGAGGATTTCGACCGGGTCGTGGTGGTGCGCGACGGCAATATCGCGGCCGACGACAAGCCGGCCGCCGCGCTGCGCTGGTACCGGGAGCACTGCGCATGA
- a CDS encoding peptidylprolyl isomerase codes for MKRIVMLAAACVIAVPAFAQNVATVNGKAIPQKSLDQFVKLLVSQGATDSPQLREQVKQEMINRQIFVQAAEASGIAKQADVQTEVELARQGILVRALMADYLAKHPVSDAKVTAEYEKIKKEQAGKMEYKVRHILVEDEKTANDLLAQIKSNKSKFNDLAKKNSKDPGSAEKGGDLGWAPPTNYVQPFAQAVTQLKKGELVDKPVQTQFGWHIIMVDDTRPVEFPPLDQVRPQLEEMLRQQTLADYQKELREKAKIQ; via the coding sequence ATGAAACGCATCGTCATGCTGGCTGCAGCCTGCGTCATCGCCGTGCCGGCTTTCGCTCAGAACGTGGCTACCGTCAACGGCAAGGCCATTCCGCAAAAGAGCCTGGATCAATTCGTCAAGCTGCTGGTCAGCCAGGGCGCCACCGATTCGCCGCAACTGCGCGAACAGGTCAAGCAGGAAATGATCAACCGCCAGATCTTCGTGCAAGCCGCCGAAGCCAGCGGCATCGCCAAGCAGGCCGACGTCCAGACCGAAGTCGAGCTGGCCCGCCAAGGCATCCTGGTCCGCGCCCTGATGGCCGACTACCTGGCCAAGCACCCGGTGTCGGACGCCAAGGTCACGGCTGAGTACGAGAAGATCAAGAAGGAACAGGCCGGCAAGATGGAATACAAGGTCCGCCACATCCTCGTCGAAGACGAGAAGACGGCGAACGACCTGCTGGCCCAGATCAAGAGCAACAAGAGCAAGTTCAACGACTTGGCCAAGAAGAATTCCAAGGACCCCGGCAGCGCCGAAAAGGGTGGCGACCTGGGTTGGGCTCCCCCGACCAACTACGTCCAGCCGTTCGCGCAAGCCGTGACGCAGCTGAAGAAGGGCGAACTGGTCGACAAGCCGGTGCAAACCCAGTTCGGCTGGCACATCATCATGGTCGACGACACCCGTCCGGTGGAATTCCCGCCGCTCGACCAGGTGCGCCCGCAGCTGGAAGAAATGCTGCGCCAGCAAACCCTGGCCGACTACCAGAAGGAACTGCGCGAAAAGGCCAAGATCCAGTAA
- a CDS encoding BolA family protein: MSDTTDRISLIRERLAVLEPVSLDILDDSHLHAGHEGSKNGAGHYRVIIVAPCFAGLSAVARHRLVYHHLQDLIPYPIHALALDAQAPK, translated from the coding sequence ATGTCAGACACCACCGACCGCATTTCCCTGATCCGGGAGCGGCTAGCCGTCCTGGAACCCGTCAGCCTGGACATCCTGGACGACTCGCATTTGCATGCCGGCCACGAAGGCAGTAAAAACGGCGCCGGCCACTATCGCGTGATCATCGTAGCGCCTTGCTTTGCGGGGCTCTCGGCCGTTGCGCGGCATAGGCTGGTGTATCATCATTTGCAAGATTTGATCCCCTATCCGATTCATGCGCTTGCGCTAGATGCCCAGGCTCCCAAATAG
- a CDS encoding tripartite tricarboxylate transporter substrate binding protein, with protein sequence MCRRLLSALGACALAAGMAATSAASAAEAYPSKPIRFVVPAAAGGPTEIVTRLLAERMTQSMGVSVIVEAKPGAGGNIGADAVAKAAPDGYTILMGTIGTNAINQTLYKSMPFQPLKDFAAVTQVVSYPLVVVVNPKLPIYSVADLIAYAKANPGKLNRASGGSGTSMHMSGELFNEMAGVQMQHIPYKGSLPALTDVIGGQADLAFDSLVIAQPLIKAGKLRAIAVTGPQRSPAAPDVPTVAETLPGYAMTSWIGVFAPAGTPRPIVERLQQEIARALADPRVREQLVSQAADPVASKPDDFARFTADETEKWAPVVKASGASVS encoded by the coding sequence ATGTGCAGGAGACTACTGAGCGCCTTGGGCGCATGCGCCCTGGCGGCGGGAATGGCGGCCACTTCCGCCGCCAGCGCGGCCGAGGCCTATCCCAGCAAACCGATCCGCTTCGTGGTGCCCGCCGCGGCCGGCGGGCCCACTGAGATCGTCACCCGCCTGCTGGCCGAACGCATGACCCAGAGCATGGGCGTGTCGGTCATCGTCGAGGCCAAGCCCGGAGCGGGCGGCAACATCGGCGCGGACGCCGTGGCCAAGGCGGCCCCGGACGGCTACACCATCCTGATGGGCACGATAGGCACCAATGCCATCAACCAGACCCTGTACAAGTCCATGCCGTTCCAGCCGCTGAAGGACTTCGCGGCGGTAACGCAGGTCGTGTCGTATCCACTGGTCGTGGTGGTCAACCCCAAGCTGCCCATCTACTCGGTGGCGGACCTGATCGCCTACGCCAAAGCCAACCCCGGCAAGCTCAACCGCGCCTCGGGCGGCAGCGGCACTTCGATGCACATGTCCGGCGAGCTGTTCAACGAGATGGCGGGCGTGCAGATGCAGCACATCCCTTACAAGGGCAGCCTGCCCGCGCTCACCGACGTGATCGGTGGGCAGGCCGACCTGGCCTTCGACAGCCTGGTCATCGCCCAGCCCCTGATCAAGGCCGGCAAGCTGCGCGCCATCGCCGTGACCGGTCCGCAGCGTTCCCCGGCCGCGCCCGACGTGCCGACCGTGGCCGAAACCCTGCCTGGCTACGCCATGACGTCCTGGATAGGCGTGTTCGCGCCCGCAGGCACGCCGCGCCCCATCGTCGAACGCCTGCAGCAGGAAATCGCCCGGGCGCTGGCCGATCCCCGCGTGCGGGAGCAATTGGTGTCTCAGGCCGCCGACCCTGTAGCCAGCAAGCCCGACGACTTCGCCCGCTTCACCGCCGACGAAACCGAGAAATGGGCGCCCGTGGTCAAGGCTTCCGGCGCATCGGTTTCCTGA
- a CDS encoding alpha/beta fold hydrolase: MAANQLIDHAAGVAQVDSLPLDSGEALAPARLAWARYGPPPERARAVVLLLHGISGSQQALRTDEGEVYPDAGWASPWLGPGAALDTRDTCVLAPNALGSCFGSSAPTGAAASAFPAVSIADGVRLQGEWLRAIGVERLDAVVGYSFGGYQAFQWAVAAPLSVGRVVALASAPRGGGSMADAQRLRRLAAAIDSDDADAWNEWVELRCATLRRYGYARWLADAGESDVAPRLRAEAGAWAASFSPWSMAALRTSACRYDARGALLESATPMRWLRCASDELFAPDDPAAQAQLPYPGNVVQVSVAGRYGHLSPLLEGPLWNAHLRQALA; this comes from the coding sequence GTGGCCGCAAACCAGCTCATCGATCATGCCGCTGGCGTGGCGCAGGTCGACTCCCTGCCGCTGGACAGTGGCGAGGCCTTGGCGCCAGCCCGGCTGGCCTGGGCCCGCTACGGCCCGCCGCCAGAGCGCGCGCGTGCCGTGGTGTTGCTGCTGCATGGCATATCGGGCAGCCAGCAGGCCTTGAGGACGGACGAGGGGGAGGTCTATCCCGATGCCGGCTGGGCCAGCCCCTGGTTGGGGCCGGGGGCGGCGCTGGACACGCGCGACACCTGCGTGCTGGCGCCCAACGCACTGGGATCGTGCTTTGGCAGCAGCGCGCCGACCGGCGCCGCGGCCAGCGCGTTTCCAGCCGTATCGATCGCCGATGGCGTGCGCCTGCAGGGGGAATGGCTGCGCGCGATCGGCGTCGAACGGCTGGATGCCGTGGTGGGCTATTCCTTTGGCGGTTACCAAGCTTTCCAGTGGGCGGTGGCCGCGCCGCTATCCGTCGGACGGGTCGTGGCGCTGGCCTCGGCGCCGCGCGGCGGCGGCAGCATGGCGGACGCGCAGCGCCTGCGGCGACTCGCTGCTGCGATTGACTCGGACGATGCGGATGCGTGGAACGAATGGGTCGAACTGCGCTGTGCGACCTTGCGCCGCTACGGCTATGCCCGGTGGCTGGCCGACGCTGGCGAGTCCGACGTGGCGCCGCGCTTGCGGGCCGAGGCTGGGGCCTGGGCGGCGAGCTTCTCGCCTTGGTCCATGGCGGCGCTCAGGACGTCGGCCTGCCGCTACGACGCGCGCGGCGCGCTGCTGGAGTCGGCCACACCCATGCGCTGGCTGCGTTGCGCGTCGGACGAGCTGTTCGCGCCGGATGATCCGGCCGCCCAGGCGCAGCTCCCGTATCCCGGCAATGTCGTTCAGGTGAGTGTGGCGGGGCGCTACGGTCACCTGTCACCGCTGCTGGAGGGGCCTCTCTGGAATGCCCATCTGAGGCAGGCGCTGGCCTAG
- a CDS encoding ABC transporter substrate-binding protein, with translation MRKHFGLSAAAAAIALALPLLASAQVKVGVTVSSTGPAASLGIPERNTVALLPKEVAGQKIEWIVLDDATDTTQAVKNSRKLATDDKVDVLIGTSVTPGSLAMVDVAAEAKVPMISVAASAKIVEPVDDKRRWVFKTPQNDALMAGALADAMAKSKVKTLGFIGFADAYGDGWLDVMQKAAKAKGIEIVAIEKYSRTDTSVTGQVLKLVGAKPDAILIAGAGTPSALPQKELKARNYGGTIYQTHGAANNDVLRVCGKDCDGMLLPAGPLLVAAQLPDSNQVKKSALAYVEAYEKANGAGSTNTFGGHMWDAGQLVVAALPVALKSGAKPGTPEFRAAMRDALEGVKDLAASQGVFNMSPTDHAGFDERSRVMVKVEGGKWVYQPGL, from the coding sequence ATGCGCAAGCACTTCGGCTTGTCCGCGGCGGCTGCCGCCATTGCCCTGGCCCTGCCGCTACTGGCGAGCGCCCAGGTCAAGGTTGGCGTGACCGTGTCCAGCACCGGCCCCGCCGCGTCGCTGGGTATCCCCGAGCGCAACACCGTGGCCCTCCTGCCCAAGGAAGTGGCCGGCCAGAAGATCGAATGGATCGTCCTGGACGACGCTACCGACACGACGCAAGCCGTCAAGAACTCGCGCAAACTGGCCACCGACGACAAGGTCGACGTGCTGATCGGCACCTCGGTCACGCCGGGCTCGCTGGCCATGGTCGACGTGGCCGCCGAAGCCAAGGTGCCGATGATCAGCGTGGCCGCCAGCGCCAAGATCGTCGAGCCCGTGGACGACAAGCGCCGCTGGGTCTTCAAGACCCCGCAGAACGACGCGCTGATGGCCGGCGCCCTGGCTGACGCCATGGCCAAGTCCAAGGTCAAGACCCTGGGCTTCATCGGCTTTGCCGACGCCTACGGCGACGGCTGGCTGGACGTGATGCAAAAGGCCGCCAAGGCCAAGGGCATCGAAATCGTCGCTATCGAGAAGTACAGCCGCACCGACACCAGCGTGACGGGCCAGGTGCTCAAGCTGGTCGGCGCCAAGCCTGACGCCATCCTGATCGCGGGCGCCGGCACCCCCTCGGCCCTGCCGCAGAAGGAACTGAAGGCCCGCAACTACGGCGGCACCATCTACCAGACCCACGGCGCCGCCAACAACGACGTGCTGCGCGTTTGCGGCAAGGACTGCGACGGCATGCTGCTGCCCGCCGGCCCGCTGCTGGTCGCGGCTCAGTTGCCGGACAGCAACCAGGTCAAGAAATCGGCCCTGGCCTATGTGGAAGCCTACGAAAAGGCCAACGGCGCCGGTTCCACCAACACGTTCGGCGGCCACATGTGGGACGCCGGTCAGTTGGTCGTGGCCGCACTGCCGGTGGCGTTGAAGTCGGGCGCCAAGCCCGGCACGCCGGAGTTCCGCGCCGCCATGCGCGACGCCCTGGAAGGCGTGAAGGACCTGGCCGCCTCGCAAGGCGTATTCAACATGTCGCCGACGGACCACGCCGGCTTTGACGAGCGCTCGCGCGTGATGGTCAAGGTGGAAGGCGGCAAGTGGGTCTACCAGCCCGGCCTGTAA
- a CDS encoding M24 family metallopeptidase: MQSIDFQARRKRVAQHARELGFDAYLGTRQGALHYLSGAFMPWRGAVLVTADGHCEFIYWAMDASRVRAEGHQMEMYEFEFSDFPQLIRQRLEHHGLTRGKVALDLSHPGAAQVAPGMLTAAEYFDLTSHLPDIKFENGVDVIDDVMLIKDAAEIERLRHAAEVSDYGFEQGMNAVRAGATENEIAGEIERAIRRRGSTWSWAVTGGTEVGAGERTGFLRGVTQQATDRAIRPNEFVILDLHPLLDLYMADTALPVFLGKPDPAQSKLIDCWEETVQTMLASLTPGRPIAECASRGIAVFEKHGLSEFGLPLFGHGLGTCARTRPFINLRSRDLVTPGMVVALGTHLYRPGLGGMRLEYPVLIGEHGAEPLVRTEARVHRLP, translated from the coding sequence ATGCAGTCCATCGATTTTCAGGCCCGCCGCAAGCGCGTCGCCCAGCACGCGCGCGAACTCGGCTTTGACGCCTACCTGGGCACCCGCCAGGGCGCGCTGCATTACCTGAGCGGCGCGTTCATGCCCTGGCGCGGCGCCGTGCTGGTCACCGCCGACGGGCATTGCGAGTTCATCTACTGGGCCATGGACGCCTCGCGCGTGCGGGCCGAAGGCCATCAGATGGAGATGTACGAGTTCGAGTTCTCGGACTTTCCGCAACTGATACGCCAGCGTCTGGAGCACCACGGGTTGACGCGGGGCAAGGTCGCGCTGGACCTGTCGCACCCGGGGGCGGCGCAGGTGGCGCCGGGCATGCTGACGGCCGCCGAATACTTCGACCTGACCAGCCATTTGCCCGACATCAAGTTCGAGAATGGCGTGGACGTGATCGACGACGTCATGCTGATCAAGGACGCGGCCGAGATCGAGCGCCTGCGCCATGCGGCGGAGGTATCGGACTACGGCTTCGAGCAGGGCATGAACGCGGTGCGGGCCGGGGCGACCGAGAACGAGATCGCCGGCGAGATCGAGCGTGCAATCCGGCGGCGGGGCAGCACCTGGTCTTGGGCCGTGACGGGCGGCACCGAAGTCGGCGCGGGCGAGCGCACGGGCTTCCTGCGGGGCGTCACCCAGCAGGCGACGGACCGCGCGATCCGGCCGAACGAATTCGTGATCCTGGACCTGCATCCGCTGCTGGATCTCTATATGGCCGATACCGCCTTGCCCGTGTTCCTGGGCAAGCCGGACCCGGCGCAGAGCAAGCTGATCGATTGTTGGGAAGAAACCGTACAGACCATGTTGGCGTCCCTGACGCCCGGCAGGCCGATAGCGGAGTGTGCCAGCCGTGGCATCGCCGTGTTCGAAAAGCATGGCTTGAGCGAGTTCGGCCTGCCCCTGTTCGGCCATGGCCTGGGCACCTGCGCGCGTACCCGGCCCTTCATCAACCTGCGCAGCCGCGACCTCGTCACGCCCGGCATGGTGGTGGCGCTGGGCACGCACCTGTACCGCCCGGGCCTGGGCGGCATGCGGCTGGAGTACCCGGTGTTGATCGGCGAGCACGGCGCGGAGCCGCTGGTGCGCACCGAGGCCCGCGTGCACCGTCTTCCCTGA